The DNA segment AAATACGAAAGCAGATGAAGAGTCTCCGTATATGCTTTCAGACGGAATGACTTTTTACTTCAGCTCAAAAGGTCATAAAGGAATGGGAGGTTACGACATTTTTAAATGTATGTTGCAAAATGACGGAACTTTCAGTGAACCCGTAAATGTCGGATTTCCTATTAATACAGTTGAAGATGATGTTTTTTTCTTCCCTCTCTCTGACGAACAAACAGCATATTTTACAAGAAGAAAATCTGATAATGCAGAAATATTTAAAACAATCTTTCCTGACAACTCTCTTATCGTAGAAAGTGAAGTGAAAGGAAAAGAAATTGATAAAGATTTATACCCTATTGATAAAGGCGAAGTTACGGTTATTGATATAAATTCGGAAGAACATCCGGATGCCTATACACTAAATCTTGAAAAAGGAAAATACAAAACTGTTGTTGTTCAAGATAAAAACTATAAATTCTATTACGAATCTCCCGATTATGTTTTTGATACAGAAAATATTACAACGGAAGATATGTTAGGTGTCGAAAAGATAGAGAAAAACCCGATACTTGTTAAAATTGAAGAAGGTAAAACAGTAAAATTTAAAAATACCGGATTTGATGAAAACAGCAGTGATTTTAATGATTATACAAGAACTGAACTTGATTTAATTGCAGAAAACCTTAATAAATACGAAAACTTGGTTGTAAACTTCTCAACGGAAGATTACACTAAAACAGCAGACGAACTTTCAAAAGAAAGAAAAAATAAAGCTGTTGACTATATCAAAAGTAAAGGAATAGATTCTGACAGAATTTACACAGATCTCTCTTCGAGAGATATTCCGAACAATACAATTGAATATACAATTTATGATATATTAAGCGTTAAAAAAGCAATTGAAGATAAAGAAAAACGTAAAGAAGTTACAGAACCGGAAGATTATATTGTTGAAATTGAAAATGTATATTTCAACTTTGATAAATCTAAATTACAAGTTACTTCAAATGATAAATTAGATTTACTTGCAAAATACCTTGCCGATAATTCAAATGCAAAAATTGAGATTATTGGATATACTGATGCCGTCGGAAGTTCAGCATATAATAACAAGTTATCTGCAAAAAGAGCAAAAACTGTTAAAGCATATTTAACAGAAAAAGGTGCTGCTGAAAACCAGGTAATAACGAGTGCTTATGGTGAGGATAATCCTGTAACCGTTAATAAGAAAAACGGAAAATATTTTGAAGAATCTAAAAAATATAACAGAAGAGTTGAATTTAGAATTTTGTCACAAGGAAAGCCTAATTTGAAAATTATACAATTCAAAAATATTCCCGAAGAATATAAAGACACAGAACACAACTCAAATTATAAGAAATAGTTCAAAAAAGCCGGCATTTGCCGGTTTTTTTGAAAGAATGATTTTCTTATTTTTGCACCAAAGCTAAGATAGTGTTATTTAATTCCGGACATTTTTTAATATTTTTCCCTGTTGTTGTTATTATCTTCTTTATGTTGAAGAAGGTAAAACACCGGAGAATGTTATTGCTTGCGGCAAGTTGGTATTTTTATTCCGTTTGGAAGCTCGAATATATTGTTCTTCTGCTTACATCAACAGCCGTTGATTATTTTGTAGCACTTAATATTCAAAAAGCCGAAGCTCAAAAAAAAAGAAAGAGACTTCTTTGGTTAAGTATAAGTGTAAATTTGTTGATACTGTTCAGTTTTAAATACTTCCACTTTTTTGATAAAAACGCATATCGTTTTTTAGGTTATCATCTTTTTCAGGGGCAAGGTTTTGAACAATTGCTTCTGCCTGTCGGAATTTCTTTTTATACTTTTCAAACCATAAGCTATACAATTGACGTTTATAAAAAAAGAATTAAGGCAGAACACAATTTTATAAAATTTGCTTTATTTGTATCATTCTTCCCGCAATTAGTTGCCGGACCCATTGAAAGAGCCGGTAAGCTGCTGCCCCAGTTTGATAAACTCACAAAAATTGATTATAAGCGTATCACAGACGGATTTAAACTAATTGTCTGGGGCTTTTTTCAAAAGATAGTGATTGCCGACAGCATGGCTTTGCTTGTTGATGCCGTATATAAAAATCCTGCGGCTTATCACGGTTTAGATATTTGGTTGGTTACCTTCTTTTTTGCTGTTCAAATTTACGGAGATTTCTCTGGTTATACTGATATTGCAAGAGGAACTGCAAAAGTTTTAGGCTATGAGTTACGAATTAATTTCAGATTACCGTATTTTGCCGAATCATTTGCAGATTTTTGGCGTCGATGGCATATTTCTCTCAGCACTTGGTTTCGAGATTATGTTTTTTTTCAATTAGGGGGCAGCAGAACAAAAACAAAGCTACGGTTTATCTTTAATATTATGTTTGTGTTTATATTGAGCGGATTTTGGCACGGGGCAAGCTGGAATTTCCTTATTTGGGGTGCTTTGCACGGTATTTATTATTTACTTGAAAAGTATTTCCCTCTTAAAATTTTTGTAGGAAAAAATATATTTAATCAAATTATTAAAATTTCATTTGTCTTTTTGTTTGTTAACCTTGCTTGGATTTTCTTTCGAGCAGAATCAGTTACAATTGCATGGACATTGCTTAAAAACAGCTTTGATTTTGCACTTACTTCCTTAAATTTTAACAGACCTATGTTGCTGAGGAATTTTATTTTAATAGCGATATTATTTGTTGTTAATTTAATCGAAAGAAAAAAAGATATTGTTTCTTATGTTTCGGATAAACCGGTTTTTGTAAGGTGGGGCATTTATTATTGTGTAATGTTAGGTTTAATCGCTTTCGGGAATTACGGTATTCAAGAATTTATTTATTTCCGATTCTAAAAAAAAAGACTGTCTTTTTACGGACAGTCTTAAAATAAAAAGAAAAATACTTTATTTTATACCTGCAATTTTTTCTAACATA comes from the Bacteroidales bacterium genome and includes:
- a CDS encoding MBOAT family protein; protein product: MLLLAASWYFYSVWKLEYIVLLLTSTAVDYFVALNIQKAEAQKKRKRLLWLSISVNLLILFSFKYFHFFDKNAYRFLGYHLFQGQGFEQLLLPVGISFYTFQTISYTIDVYKKRIKAEHNFIKFALFVSFFPQLVAGPIERAGKLLPQFDKLTKIDYKRITDGFKLIVWGFFQKIVIADSMALLVDAVYKNPAAYHGLDIWLVTFFFAVQIYGDFSGYTDIARGTAKVLGYELRINFRLPYFAESFADFWRRWHISLSTWFRDYVFFQLGGSRTKTKLRFIFNIMFVFILSGFWHGASWNFLIWGALHGIYYLLEKYFPLKIFVGKNIFNQIIKISFVFLFVNLAWIFFRAESVTIAWTLLKNSFDFALTSLNFNRPMLLRNFILIAILFVVNLIERKKDIVSYVSDKPVFVRWGIYYCVMLGLIAFGNYGIQEFIYFRF
- a CDS encoding OmpA family protein, translating into MKKILLLFISLALFFNSSDAQTKRSKNKKLIAAQDLFANYRYKGAKKLYSELLKSEKGNLEYNFYTGICELYTDEEDKAMEHFDFIINDYKKSKKESDYTKAAVFYKAKVYHNLYQFDEEVETLKTLSSFALSDNEKKEMETSINNADFAKQLFFDFKPIIVTRLDILNSGYDDHTPVPTANGSKLYFTSKRPGGISGEAISEEGKYFEDIWSWEENSEPVNIGLPVNTKEHDATGGLSLDGKIIFIYKSSEDRLGDIYTSTLENNSWTEPKKLGKNINKRKSTERHVALSPDGKTLYFSSDRKDGKGGRDIWVSNLKDDGTWGEPSNININTKADEESPYMLSDGMTFYFSSKGHKGMGGYDIFKCMLQNDGTFSEPVNVGFPINTVEDDVFFFPLSDEQTAYFTRRKSDNAEIFKTIFPDNSLIVESEVKGKEIDKDLYPIDKGEVTVIDINSEEHPDAYTLNLEKGKYKTVVVQDKNYKFYYESPDYVFDTENITTEDMLGVEKIEKNPILVKIEEGKTVKFKNTGFDENSSDFNDYTRTELDLIAENLNKYENLVVNFSTEDYTKTADELSKERKNKAVDYIKSKGIDSDRIYTDLSSRDIPNNTIEYTIYDILSVKKAIEDKEKRKEVTEPEDYIVEIENVYFNFDKSKLQVTSNDKLDLLAKYLADNSNAKIEIIGYTDAVGSSAYNNKLSAKRAKTVKAYLTEKGAAENQVITSAYGEDNPVTVNKKNGKYFEESKKYNRRVEFRILSQGKPNLKIIQFKNIPEEYKDTEHNSNYKK